In Deinococcus maricopensis DSM 21211, one genomic interval encodes:
- a CDS encoding MetQ/NlpA family ABC transporter substrate-binding protein, whose protein sequence is MTHITRFALIALALSATASAGTLRVGASPVPHAEILEVVKPILAKQGVNLVIREFTDYVQPNLALADGSIDVNFFQHVPYLNEFQKGRPLGIVAGAKVHVEPIGLYSKRVKDLKALKAGATIAIPNDPSNSGRALKLLERAGLIRLRPEAGVQATVRDITTNVKRLKFRELEAAQLPRALADVDAAIINTNYALEANLNPLKDALVLEDKRSPYANVLAAKPATLKNPDYLKLVKALQSPEVKAFLLKKYNGAVVPAF, encoded by the coding sequence ATGACGCACATCACCCGTTTCGCCCTGATCGCCCTCGCCCTGTCCGCCACTGCCAGCGCCGGCACCCTCCGCGTGGGCGCCAGCCCCGTCCCGCACGCCGAGATTCTGGAGGTCGTGAAGCCCATCCTCGCGAAGCAGGGCGTGAACCTCGTCATTCGCGAGTTCACGGACTACGTGCAGCCGAACCTCGCGCTCGCGGACGGCAGCATCGACGTGAACTTCTTCCAGCACGTGCCGTACCTGAACGAGTTCCAGAAGGGCCGTCCGCTCGGCATCGTGGCGGGCGCGAAGGTGCACGTGGAACCCATCGGCCTGTACAGCAAGCGTGTGAAGGACCTCAAGGCCCTCAAGGCGGGCGCGACCATCGCCATTCCGAACGACCCGAGCAACAGCGGCCGGGCGCTGAAGCTGCTGGAACGCGCGGGCCTGATCCGTCTCCGCCCGGAAGCGGGCGTGCAGGCGACCGTGCGGGACATCACCACGAACGTGAAGCGCCTGAAGTTCCGCGAGCTGGAAGCGGCGCAGCTGCCGCGCGCGCTCGCGGACGTGGACGCCGCCATCATCAACACGAACTACGCCCTCGAGGCGAACCTGAACCCGCTCAAGGACGCGCTGGTGCTGGAAGACAAGCGCAGCCCGTACGCGAACGTCCTCGCGGCGAAGCCCGCGACGCTGAAGAACCCGGATTACCTGAAGCTCGTCAAGGCGCTCCAGAGCCCCGAGGTGAAGGCGTTCCTGCTCAAGAAGTACAACGGCGCGGTCGTGCCCGCGTTCTGA
- a CDS encoding MetQ/NlpA family ABC transporter substrate-binding protein — MRTPALIATLALLSAASAGTLRVGATPVPAGDLLEFVKPILAKQGVTLVIREFSDYVQPNVALGEGSIDANLFQHVPYLNAFQENRPLNIVPVRKIYLPPLGLYSKRVSSVTALKNGATIAIPNDPSNGARALQLLQRAGLIRLRDGAGAKASVRDIVSNVKRLKFRELEAAQLPRALADVDAAIVNTNYALEVGLNPTKDSIFLEDRNSVYANVLATTKDKVRNPDVLKLVAALTSPEAKAFLLKKYSGSIIPAF; from the coding sequence ATGCGTACACCTGCCCTGATCGCCACCCTCGCTCTTCTCTCCGCCGCCAGCGCCGGCACGCTCCGCGTGGGCGCCACGCCCGTGCCCGCCGGGGACCTGCTGGAATTCGTGAAACCCATCCTCGCGAAGCAGGGCGTCACGCTCGTCATCCGCGAGTTCAGCGACTACGTGCAGCCGAACGTCGCGCTCGGCGAGGGCAGCATCGACGCGAACCTGTTTCAACACGTCCCGTACCTGAACGCCTTCCAGGAGAATCGCCCGCTGAACATCGTGCCGGTCAGGAAGATCTACCTGCCGCCGCTCGGGCTGTACAGCAAACGCGTGAGCAGCGTCACGGCCCTCAAGAACGGCGCGACCATCGCCATTCCGAACGACCCGAGCAACGGCGCGCGGGCCCTGCAGCTCCTGCAACGCGCGGGGCTGATCCGCCTGCGCGACGGCGCGGGCGCGAAAGCGAGCGTGCGCGACATCGTCAGCAACGTGAAACGCCTGAAGTTCCGCGAGCTGGAAGCGGCGCAGCTGCCCCGCGCGCTCGCGGACGTGGACGCCGCCATCGTGAACACGAACTACGCCCTGGAAGTCGGCCTGAACCCCACCAAGGACAGCATCTTCCTGGAGGACCGCAACAGCGTATACGCGAACGTCCTCGCCACCACGAAGGACAAGGTGCGCAACCCGGACGTGCTGAAGCTCGTTGCGGCGCTCACCAGCCCGGAAGCGAAGGCGTTCCTGCTCAAGAAGTACAGCGGCAGCATCATCCCCGCGTTCTGA
- a CDS encoding methionine ABC transporter permease translates to MSLAELLWQGTLETLLMVMPSALIAQALGTLLGVVLHLTRPSGLTPNAFSHRLLDAAVNVGRSLPFIILLVLLIPLTRLLTGTSIGSTAAIVPLTVAAIPFVARLVDGALRDVPTGVTEAARAMGASTAQVVFKVLLPEARPALVHGFTVMLVSLIGYSAMAGAIGGGGLGDLAIRYGYQRFETDIMIATVVVLLVLVQGVQWIGDLTARKIDHR, encoded by the coding sequence GTGAGCCTCGCCGAACTGCTCTGGCAGGGTACCCTGGAAACGCTGCTGATGGTCATGCCCAGCGCCCTGATCGCGCAGGCGCTCGGCACGCTGCTCGGCGTGGTGCTGCACCTCACGCGGCCCAGCGGCCTCACGCCGAACGCGTTCAGCCACCGCCTGCTGGACGCCGCCGTGAACGTCGGACGCAGCCTCCCGTTCATCATCCTGCTGGTCCTGCTGATTCCGCTCACGCGGCTGCTGACCGGCACCAGCATCGGCAGCACCGCCGCGATCGTGCCCCTCACCGTCGCTGCCATTCCGTTCGTGGCGCGCCTCGTGGACGGCGCCCTGCGGGACGTGCCGACCGGCGTGACCGAAGCGGCGCGCGCGATGGGGGCGAGCACCGCGCAGGTCGTGTTCAAGGTGCTGCTGCCCGAGGCGCGCCCCGCGCTCGTGCACGGCTTCACGGTGATGCTCGTGAGCCTGATCGGCTACAGCGCCATGGCGGGCGCCATCGGCGGCGGCGGCCTCGGCGACCTCGCCATCCGCTACGGCTACCAGCGGTTCGAGACGGACATCATGATCGCCACGGTCGTGGTGCTGCTCGTCCTCGTGCAGGGCGTGCAGTGGATCGGCGACCTCACGGCGCGCAAGATCGACCACCGCTGA
- a CDS encoding methionine ABC transporter ATP-binding protein, producing MSHSPALDFQHVTKTYPAQTTPALRDLTLSVPRGSRTGIIGRSGAGKSTLVRLISGLEAPTSGTLRVNGVDLQALSGAERRARQARTGLVFQHFNLLAGRTALANVTLPLELAGVPRAKREARARELLAQVGLADHAGRYPAQLSGGQRQRVGIARALASDPELLLADEATSALDPETSAGILALLADLQRERDLTLVIVTHQMDVVRAACTHVAVLDHGELVEHGEARAVLNAPQHPVTRALLDAHRPAVTVEAGERLAHVTLPDLSARTLTALAGLGARVVAADTHAQGVSAWLALPEHAPDPTAHVARTAALAGGAR from the coding sequence GTGTCCCACTCCCCTGCGCTGGACTTCCAGCACGTCACGAAAACGTACCCGGCCCAGACCACCCCGGCCCTGCGTGACCTCACGCTCAGCGTCCCCCGCGGCAGCCGCACCGGCATCATCGGCCGCAGCGGCGCCGGCAAGAGCACCCTGGTGCGCCTCATCAGCGGCCTCGAAGCGCCCACGAGCGGCACGCTGCGCGTCAACGGCGTGGACCTCCAGGCGCTCAGCGGCGCCGAGCGCCGCGCGCGGCAGGCCCGCACCGGCCTGGTGTTCCAACACTTCAACCTCCTCGCGGGCCGCACGGCGCTCGCAAACGTCACGCTGCCACTGGAACTCGCCGGCGTGCCCCGCGCGAAACGCGAAGCGCGCGCCCGCGAGCTGCTCGCGCAGGTCGGCCTCGCGGACCACGCGGGCCGGTACCCGGCGCAGCTGAGCGGCGGGCAGCGGCAGCGCGTCGGCATCGCCCGCGCCCTCGCCTCCGACCCGGAGCTGCTGCTCGCGGACGAGGCGACGAGCGCCCTCGACCCGGAAACGAGCGCGGGCATCCTCGCGCTGCTCGCGGACCTGCAGCGCGAACGGGACCTGACGCTCGTGATCGTCACGCACCAGATGGACGTCGTGCGCGCCGCGTGCACGCACGTCGCCGTACTGGACCACGGCGAACTCGTGGAGCACGGCGAGGCGCGCGCGGTCCTGAACGCCCCGCAGCACCCCGTCACGCGCGCGCTGCTGGACGCGCACCGGCCCGCCGTGACGGTCGAAGCCGGGGAGCGCCTCGCGCACGTGACGCTGCCGGACCTGAGCGCCCGCACCCTCACGGCCCTCGCGGGGTTGGGCGCGCGCGTCGTCGCAGCGGACACGCACGCGCAGGGCGTCAGCGCCTGGCTGGCCCTGCCGGAACACGCCCCCGACCCCACCGCGCACGTGGCGCGCACGGCCGCGCTTGCCGGAGGTGCCCGGTGA
- a CDS encoding DUF2259 domain-containing protein, translating to MRALLPLILTALLGTASAANVPEILQAGFSPDGRHHLLLTAYVQDGSGLPTATLQVTDVRANTILLRAELTTREGASARTVAQQLMTAQRAALTRYGLTRPLTGRRLFLKTFRAPVPWPQPQALETLTAAGWTLALRTYPVPNACDDRAGRGLLPATLTPSGLSLRVNGVDLQHDARLPRSRACAAQYRLETAWVYGRNLAVVVRAYTPGFEGPDVTPLVITGRR from the coding sequence ATGCGCGCCCTTCTGCCCCTGATCCTGACTGCCCTGCTCGGCACCGCGAGCGCCGCGAACGTCCCCGAGATCCTCCAGGCGGGCTTCAGCCCGGACGGCCGCCACCACCTGCTCCTCACGGCGTACGTGCAGGACGGCAGCGGTTTGCCCACCGCCACGCTGCAGGTCACGGACGTCCGCGCGAACACCATCCTGCTGCGTGCAGAACTCACCACGCGCGAAGGCGCCAGCGCCCGCACGGTCGCGCAGCAGCTCATGACCGCCCAGCGGGCAGCGCTGACCCGCTACGGCCTCACGCGGCCCCTCACGGGCCGGCGCCTCTTCCTCAAGACCTTCCGCGCGCCCGTGCCGTGGCCGCAGCCTCAGGCGCTGGAAACCCTCACGGCCGCCGGATGGACGCTCGCCCTGCGTACCTACCCCGTCCCGAACGCCTGCGATGACCGTGCGGGCCGGGGCCTCCTGCCCGCCACCCTCACCCCGTCGGGCCTGAGCCTGCGCGTGAACGGCGTGGACCTCCAGCATGACGCGCGCCTGCCCCGCAGCCGCGCGTGCGCCGCGCAGTACCGCCTGGAGACGGCGTGGGTGTACGGCCGGAACCTCGCCGTGGTCGTGCGCGCCTACACCCCCGGCTTCGAGGGGCCGGACGTGACGCCGCTCGTCATTACCGGGCGGCGGTGA
- a CDS encoding 3-hydroxyacyl-CoA dehydrogenase, with amino-acid sequence MTTTPSAPLGVIGAGTMGAGIAELALAHGHPVTLTDVSAAQLDRARASITASLRKLHERGKLTGTPEDALARLTVSTDLAAHATSRIIIEAAPERLDLKRTLFGQLDDVAPNAILATNTSTLLVSAIAGTVRDPSRVVGMHFFNPAPRMPLVEVIVGADTSDAAVQAVTDLARALGKTPIRCQDTPGFIVNRVARPYYGEALRLHAEQVGDHAALDRILRGAGFRMGPFELMDLIGLDINYAATVSVFEAYFGDPKYRPHPTQARLVGAGRLGRKTGRGFYDYRHETQPDAAPTRTAEPVPAPNVRVAFHGNARIRPLIEAALAAYPRASLADADWIIDCGESLERRERLCELRPRGNILTLAYPGSATALAARMPYPERVAAFSVTPPLTEETLWEVMPALQAPAVADAALALLRGAGLNAVKVGETPGGVAARTIAMLANEAISALAEGVADAQTIDTAMRLGTNYPRGPLAWADLLGLRAVLGILEGLHHETGDDRYRPHPHLRRLALAGRTTIHPQQEPTHA; translated from the coding sequence ATGACCACCACCCCTTCCGCCCCGCTCGGCGTGATCGGCGCGGGCACCATGGGCGCCGGCATCGCCGAACTCGCCCTCGCCCACGGCCACCCCGTCACCCTCACGGACGTGAGCGCCGCGCAACTCGACCGCGCCCGTGCCAGCATCACCGCCAGCCTCCGTAAACTCCACGAACGCGGCAAACTGACCGGCACGCCCGAAGACGCCCTCGCGCGCCTCACGGTCAGCACCGACCTCGCCGCGCACGCCACCAGCCGCATCATCATCGAAGCCGCCCCGGAACGCCTCGACCTGAAACGCACCCTGTTCGGGCAACTCGACGACGTCGCCCCGAACGCCATCCTGGCCACCAACACCAGCACCCTGCTCGTGAGCGCCATCGCCGGCACCGTCCGCGACCCCTCCCGCGTTGTCGGCATGCACTTCTTCAACCCCGCGCCGCGCATGCCGCTCGTGGAAGTCATCGTCGGCGCCGACACCAGCGACGCCGCCGTGCAGGCCGTCACGGACCTCGCCCGCGCGCTCGGCAAGACGCCCATCCGCTGTCAGGACACCCCCGGCTTCATCGTGAACCGCGTCGCCCGCCCGTACTACGGCGAGGCGCTCCGCCTCCACGCCGAACAGGTCGGCGACCACGCCGCCCTCGACCGCATCCTGCGCGGCGCCGGCTTCCGCATGGGCCCCTTCGAACTGATGGACCTGATCGGCCTCGACATCAACTACGCCGCCACCGTCAGCGTCTTCGAAGCGTACTTCGGCGACCCCAAATACCGCCCGCACCCCACGCAGGCCCGCCTCGTCGGCGCGGGCCGCCTGGGCCGCAAGACCGGGCGGGGCTTCTACGACTACCGCCACGAAACCCAACCGGACGCGGCGCCGACCCGGACCGCCGAGCCGGTCCCCGCGCCGAACGTCCGCGTCGCCTTCCACGGCAACGCCCGCATCCGCCCGCTCATCGAGGCGGCCCTCGCCGCGTACCCCCGCGCGAGCCTCGCGGACGCCGACTGGATCATCGACTGCGGCGAAAGTCTGGAACGCCGCGAACGCCTGTGCGAACTGCGCCCCCGCGGGAACATCCTCACGCTTGCGTACCCCGGCAGCGCCACCGCTCTCGCCGCCCGCATGCCGTACCCGGAGCGCGTCGCGGCGTTCAGCGTCACGCCGCCCCTCACGGAAGAGACCCTCTGGGAGGTCATGCCCGCCCTGCAGGCCCCCGCCGTCGCGGACGCCGCCCTCGCCCTCCTGCGCGGCGCGGGCCTGAACGCCGTGAAGGTCGGCGAAACGCCCGGCGGCGTCGCCGCGCGCACGATCGCCATGCTCGCCAACGAAGCCATCAGCGCCCTCGCGGAAGGCGTCGCGGACGCGCAGACCATCGACACCGCCATGCGCCTCGGCACCAACTACCCGCGCGGCCCGCTCGCGTGGGCGGACCTGCTCGGCCTGCGCGCCGTCCTCGGCATCCTCGAAGGGCTGCATCATGAGACGGGCGACGACCGCTACCGCCCGCACCCGCACCTGCGCCGCCTCGCCCTCGCCGGCCGCACCACCATCCACCCCCAACAGGAGCCCACCCATGCCTGA
- a CDS encoding thiolase family protein → MPEAVIVSAVRTPIGKYAGALSGVRPDDLAALVLREALNRAGGIPAEHIEDVYLGNANGAGEENRNVARMAALLAGLPVTVPGSTVNRLCGSGLDAINFAAKSILAGEGDVYLAGGVESMSRAPYVMPKPDRAFKNGNFVTYDTTLGWRFVNPRMQELHGTDAMGETAENLAEQFGITREEQDAFALRSHQKAVAAWDAGQYDAEILPVEVPGKKGPTVVSRDEGPRADTTPDALAKLKPAFRKGGSVTAGNSSSLNDGAAALAITSRAYAEAHGLKPRAVIRSFAVAGVEPRIMGIGPAPATRKALVRAGLTLDDLHTIELNEAFAAQVLAVTRDLGLDPLDPRLNPGGGSIAIGHPLGCSGARLMTTLLNTLERTDGQFGLVTMCIGVGQGIATVIERV, encoded by the coding sequence ATGCCTGAAGCCGTCATCGTCTCCGCCGTCCGCACGCCCATCGGGAAGTACGCCGGCGCCCTCAGCGGCGTCCGCCCCGACGACCTCGCCGCCCTCGTCCTCCGCGAAGCGCTGAACCGCGCCGGCGGCATCCCCGCCGAGCACATCGAGGACGTGTACCTCGGCAACGCCAACGGCGCCGGCGAGGAGAACCGCAACGTCGCCCGCATGGCCGCGCTGCTCGCCGGCCTGCCCGTGACCGTGCCCGGCTCCACCGTGAACCGCCTGTGCGGCAGCGGCCTCGACGCCATCAACTTCGCCGCGAAAAGCATCCTGGCCGGCGAGGGCGACGTGTACCTCGCCGGCGGCGTGGAAAGCATGAGCCGCGCGCCGTACGTCATGCCCAAACCCGACCGCGCGTTCAAGAACGGCAACTTCGTCACGTACGACACCACGCTCGGCTGGCGCTTCGTGAACCCCCGCATGCAGGAACTGCACGGCACCGACGCGATGGGCGAAACCGCCGAGAACCTCGCCGAGCAGTTCGGCATCACCCGCGAGGAGCAGGACGCATTCGCGCTGCGCAGCCACCAGAAGGCCGTCGCCGCGTGGGACGCCGGCCAGTACGACGCCGAAATCCTGCCCGTCGAGGTGCCCGGCAAGAAAGGCCCCACCGTTGTGAGCCGCGACGAGGGCCCCCGCGCCGACACGACGCCCGACGCGCTCGCGAAACTCAAGCCCGCGTTCCGCAAGGGCGGCAGCGTCACCGCCGGCAACAGCAGCAGCCTGAACGACGGCGCCGCCGCGCTCGCCATCACCAGCCGCGCGTACGCCGAAGCGCACGGCCTCAAGCCCCGCGCCGTCATCCGCAGCTTCGCCGTCGCAGGCGTCGAGCCGCGCATCATGGGCATCGGCCCCGCGCCCGCCACCCGCAAGGCCCTCGTGCGCGCCGGCCTCACCCTGGACGACCTGCACACCATCGAGCTGAACGAGGCGTTCGCCGCGCAGGTCCTCGCGGTCACGCGCGACCTCGGCCTCGACCCCCTCGACCCACGCCTGAACCCGGGCGGCGGCTCCATCGCCATCGGCCACCCGCTCGGCTGCAGCGGCGCGCGCCTCATGACCACCCTGCTGAACACCCTGGAACGCACGGACGGACAGTTCGGCCTCGTCACCATGTGCATCGGCGTCGGGCAGGGCATCGCGACCGTCATCGAACGCGTCTGA
- a CDS encoding VWA domain-containing protein: MFPLLLSTLSVLSVPASASTLLGLSTPPLHFVLAADMTGSSHNPAYGYAKQAKLLAQSVLLNQVRSGDTVTLLRVCSGVQTIADFAFQSKNGARMTRSDILRYTEALTQPCTTKGSAITGALEQARAALARTPKVGGVVVLFTDGAVTDDARRAGLPGALGGVLRVPSTRQVFLAGLSPEKDRSGDSVRDTFMKALGGAGKDARVLTSGAYDLANVYPTFNTLVKKARR; encoded by the coding sequence ATGTTCCCCCTGCTGCTCTCGACCCTGTCTGTTCTGTCCGTTCCCGCGAGCGCGTCGACGCTGCTCGGCCTGTCTACGCCCCCGCTGCACTTCGTGCTGGCCGCCGACATGACCGGCAGCAGCCACAACCCGGCGTACGGGTACGCGAAGCAGGCGAAGCTGCTCGCGCAGAGCGTCCTGCTCAACCAGGTACGGTCCGGCGACACCGTGACGCTGCTGCGCGTGTGCAGCGGCGTGCAGACCATCGCGGACTTCGCGTTCCAGTCCAAGAACGGCGCGCGCATGACCAGAAGCGACATCCTGCGCTACACGGAGGCGCTCACGCAGCCGTGCACGACGAAGGGCAGCGCCATCACGGGCGCGCTCGAGCAGGCCCGCGCGGCGCTCGCGCGCACGCCGAAGGTGGGCGGCGTGGTCGTCCTGTTCACGGACGGCGCGGTCACGGATGACGCGCGCCGCGCGGGCCTGCCGGGCGCGCTCGGCGGTGTGCTGCGCGTCCCGAGCACCCGGCAGGTGTTCCTGGCGGGCCTCAGCCCCGAGAAGGACCGGAGCGGCGACTCCGTCCGGGACACGTTCATGAAGGCGCTCGGGGGTGCCGGCAAGGACGCGCGCGTGCTCACGTCCGGCGCGTACGACCTCGCGAACGTGTACCCGACCTTCAACACCCTCGTGAAAAAGGCGCGGCGGTGA
- a CDS encoding transglycosylase domain-containing protein, which yields MRSTLRGALGRWRNPWPRSPFLHGRAPWTWARRLRAALAGVGALTLGTLGLGFGGALSTGALTRAWHLQDELLPIEVQDHAGAPLGLIDHCNEGGVPNAVPCRESLSVPLRAVSRAFLLAYVAKEDVRFFSHRGVDVGRLPRALLRGAGGSTITQQLLKNSVLAGQFDYDTGRRGPLLVLTRKATELVLAPLVTARYGRDAVLAMSVNNLPWLGIGQRKGVYDAARTMFGVDPADLTLAQSAFLVGLLPAPGRYLVGEDTPPETATARFRWMRTQQLVTLRVLRARGLISEAAYTEAASAPLQPRLWQVEYAGTGPDRRVVAARRNPDYTNEPEPAWALQTLVRRELRAGGVDPRGVGRVVLTIDAATQAALTRRVRGEGVTGARPVGIAEGAAIVDVRGGGIVAVASSTGGALSSDLGRQWAVVGQRPVASTVKPLLYAVAFGQGLTQLSTFPDAPTRYGALAIHNNDGAFLHRDVTVREANARSLNTVAVRTSLEREQDLRRVLGSVGYREDLSNRASPALGTYHAAPLTVAAAYASFANGGAYCAPHLIAEAYNRRGRPIALPRRDCQPLWSEGVAYETFNLLQGAVSERYGHVPFLRPSLRQRLLGQAVPLGAKSGTTDDVHDTWCAAVTPQYAMSVWVGDPNGVTSVPTQMYREQTACREVGLLRELPHARRALPVPADVTVRGGVALPAPGVTLTNPPPPARP from the coding sequence ATGAGGTCCACGCTGCGTGGGGCGCTGGGCCGCTGGCGCAACCCGTGGCCGCGCTCGCCGTTCCTGCACGGCCGCGCGCCGTGGACGTGGGCGCGGAGGCTGCGCGCCGCACTGGCGGGCGTGGGCGCGCTGACGCTGGGCACGCTGGGCCTCGGGTTCGGCGGAGCGCTCTCGACCGGCGCGCTGACGCGCGCGTGGCACCTGCAGGACGAGCTGCTGCCCATCGAGGTGCAGGATCACGCGGGCGCGCCGCTGGGCCTGATCGATCACTGCAACGAGGGGGGCGTCCCGAACGCCGTGCCGTGCCGCGAGTCGCTGAGCGTGCCCCTGCGGGCGGTGTCGCGGGCGTTCCTGCTGGCGTACGTGGCGAAGGAGGACGTGCGGTTCTTCAGTCACCGGGGCGTGGACGTGGGGCGGCTGCCGCGGGCGCTGCTGCGCGGCGCGGGCGGCAGCACCATCACGCAGCAGCTCCTGAAGAACAGCGTGCTCGCCGGGCAGTTCGACTACGACACGGGCCGGCGCGGGCCGCTGCTGGTGCTGACCCGCAAGGCCACCGAGCTGGTGCTCGCGCCGCTCGTGACCGCGCGGTACGGGCGGGACGCGGTGCTGGCCATGAGCGTGAACAACCTCCCGTGGCTGGGCATCGGGCAGCGCAAGGGCGTGTACGACGCGGCGCGCACGATGTTCGGCGTGGACCCGGCGGACCTGACGCTCGCACAGAGCGCCTTTCTGGTGGGGCTGCTGCCCGCCCCCGGGCGGTACCTGGTGGGCGAGGACACGCCGCCGGAAACGGCGACGGCGCGCTTCCGCTGGATGCGGACGCAGCAGCTGGTGACGCTCCGGGTGCTGCGCGCGCGCGGCCTGATTTCCGAAGCGGCGTACACGGAGGCGGCCTCCGCGCCGCTGCAGCCGCGCCTGTGGCAGGTGGAGTATGCCGGGACCGGCCCGGACCGGCGCGTCGTGGCGGCGCGGCGCAACCCGGATTACACGAACGAACCGGAGCCCGCCTGGGCCCTGCAGACGCTCGTGCGGCGCGAATTGCGCGCGGGCGGCGTCGACCCGCGCGGCGTGGGACGCGTGGTCCTCACCATCGACGCGGCGACGCAGGCGGCCCTCACGCGGCGGGTGCGCGGTGAGGGCGTCACGGGCGCCCGGCCGGTCGGGATCGCGGAGGGCGCGGCCATCGTGGACGTGCGCGGCGGCGGCATCGTCGCGGTCGCGAGCAGCACGGGCGGCGCGCTCAGCAGCGACCTGGGCCGGCAGTGGGCGGTCGTCGGGCAGCGGCCCGTGGCGAGCACCGTGAAGCCGCTGCTGTACGCCGTGGCGTTCGGGCAGGGCCTCACGCAGCTCAGCACCTTCCCGGACGCGCCCACGCGCTACGGGGCGCTCGCCATCCACAACAACGACGGCGCGTTCCTGCACCGCGACGTCACGGTCCGCGAAGCGAACGCCCGCAGCCTGAACACTGTCGCGGTGCGCACCAGCCTGGAGCGCGAGCAGGACCTGCGGCGCGTGCTGGGCAGCGTCGGGTACCGCGAGGACCTGTCGAACCGCGCGAGCCCCGCGCTGGGCACGTACCACGCGGCGCCGCTGACGGTCGCGGCGGCGTACGCGAGTTTCGCGAACGGCGGGGCGTACTGCGCGCCGCACCTGATCGCCGAGGCGTACAACCGGCGCGGGCGGCCCATCGCCTTGCCGCGCCGGGACTGCCAGCCGCTGTGGAGCGAGGGGGTCGCGTACGAGACCTTCAACTTGCTGCAGGGCGCCGTGAGCGAGCGGTACGGGCACGTGCCGTTCCTGCGGCCGTCGCTGCGGCAGCGGCTGTTGGGGCAGGCGGTGCCGCTCGGCGCGAAGTCCGGCACGACCGACGACGTGCACGACACGTGGTGCGCGGCGGTCACGCCGCAGTACGCGATGAGCGTGTGGGTCGGCGACCCGAACGGCGTCACGAGCGTCCCCACGCAGATGTACCGCGAGCAGACGGCGTGCCGCGAGGTCGGCCTCCTGCGGGAGCTGCCGCACGCTCGCCGGGCGCTGCCCGTGCCCGCCGACGTGACGGTGCGCGGCGGCGTGGCCCTGCCTGCGCCCGGCGTGACCCTCACCAATCCGCCCCCGCCCGCGCGTCCCTGA
- a CDS encoding histone deacetylase family protein, whose product MRKSRRYVTPHPYRAYTPFRQLTGAAEQPRRQFMPRETYLDMLAAAEALLPLLDAPELDWADARRVHDAAYLTRWRRGDVTRDEERQMGFRWSPDIITRGLLSSGATLAATHDARRTGWGVNFGGGTHHAYRDHAEGFSFLNDVVISAARALADGWATRVLILDLDVHQGNGTAAMLAGEPRAFTLSVHAERNYPFRKERSTLDLALPDGTDDAAYLRVLHEAALPAAAAFTPDLLFYLAGADVLAGDQLGRLALSEAGLYARDHAVFTWARGLGVPLVTVMAGGYNHDAALNARARLGTLRAGLSVYAP is encoded by the coding sequence ATGCGGAAAAGTAGAAGGTACGTGACCCCACACCCCTACCGCGCCTACACCCCCTTCCGTCAGCTGACCGGCGCGGCCGAGCAGCCCCGGCGGCAGTTCATGCCGCGCGAAACGTACCTCGACATGCTCGCGGCCGCCGAGGCGCTCCTGCCGCTCCTGGACGCCCCGGAACTCGACTGGGCCGACGCTCGGCGCGTCCACGACGCCGCGTACCTCACCCGCTGGCGACGCGGCGACGTCACGCGCGACGAGGAACGCCAGATGGGCTTCCGCTGGTCCCCGGACATCATCACGCGCGGCCTCCTGTCGAGCGGCGCGACCCTCGCCGCCACCCACGACGCCCGGCGCACCGGGTGGGGCGTGAACTTCGGCGGCGGCACGCACCACGCGTACCGCGACCATGCAGAGGGCTTCAGCTTCCTGAATGACGTCGTCATCAGCGCCGCGCGCGCCCTCGCGGACGGCTGGGCCACGCGCGTCCTGATCCTCGACCTCGACGTGCACCAGGGCAACGGCACCGCCGCCATGCTCGCGGGCGAACCGCGCGCGTTCACGCTGAGCGTCCACGCGGAACGCAACTACCCCTTCCGCAAGGAACGCAGCACCCTCGACCTCGCCCTGCCCGACGGCACCGACGACGCGGCGTACCTGCGCGTCCTGCACGAGGCGGCCTTGCCGGCCGCGGCGGCGTTCACGCCGGACCTGCTCTTCTACCTCGCGGGCGCGGACGTCCTCGCCGGCGACCAGCTCGGCCGGCTCGCCCTCAGCGAAGCGGGCCTGTACGCCCGCGACCACGCAGTGTTCACGTGGGCGCGCGGCCTCGGCGTTCCGCTCGTGACCGTCATGGCCGGCGGGTACAACCACGACGCCGCCCTGAACGCCCGCGCGCGCCTCGGCACGCTCCGCGCGGGCCTGAGCGTGTACGCCCCCTGA